From Chromohalobacter canadensis, one genomic window encodes:
- a CDS encoding VOC family protein, with protein MQRDEFLQQLWLDYIHCHPDIGALSLWPLDNRAEYCVLVTLNRAPYQAQHLLPALYHFGYRRVGRHAMADRGILANVLSPGNGDAWIVLIELQLDTLTPAPRQHLEALISRAHPQDSQGQNLLSRGRPWPMPDWATYQQLHEAHPLAAWLAIMGPRMHHIGFDCQRLGHDIAEYADMIADAGLKPADQTLLPISPLLDHHYYACCTQRAVFAAGDEHRITTGGLALVQKRLSGTHERAAELLLPQHTRCELSA; from the coding sequence ATGCAACGCGATGAATTCCTGCAGCAACTTTGGCTCGACTATATCCATTGCCATCCCGATATAGGAGCTTTATCGCTCTGGCCGCTCGACAACCGCGCCGAGTATTGCGTGCTGGTGACACTCAACCGTGCGCCTTACCAAGCACAGCACTTGCTTCCAGCGCTTTATCATTTCGGTTATCGACGCGTGGGTCGCCACGCCATGGCCGACCGAGGCATACTGGCCAATGTGCTAAGCCCAGGCAATGGCGATGCATGGATTGTGCTCATCGAACTGCAACTGGACACGCTGACACCAGCACCACGCCAGCATTTGGAAGCGCTCATCAGCCGGGCTCACCCACAAGACAGCCAGGGACAGAATCTTCTTTCTCGAGGCCGCCCTTGGCCAATGCCTGATTGGGCAACTTACCAACAACTGCATGAAGCCCACCCACTCGCTGCTTGGTTGGCAATCATGGGCCCTCGCATGCATCACATCGGCTTCGATTGTCAGCGGCTGGGACACGATATCGCTGAATATGCCGACATGATTGCCGACGCGGGGCTGAAGCCAGCAGATCAGACACTGCTTCCTATCTCTCCCCTGCTCGACCACCATTACTATGCCTGCTGTACACAGCGTGCCGTCTTCGCCGCCGGCGATGAACATCGCATCACTACCGGTGGCCTTGCACTCGTACAGAAGCGACTGTCAGGAACCCATGAGCGCGCAGCAGAACTCTTGTTGCCGCAGCACACGCGTTGCGAGCTCAGCGCCTAG
- a CDS encoding inositol monophosphatase family protein, whose protein sequence is MEPSQRLAEAERIARLAGERIVAARESQAFQQRYKSGDELVTDADVEIDRIIASELDAHFRDDARLTEEISPDRDVLEDNDAVWIVDPIDGTVNFAYGHPHVAVSIAWASEGKLRLGVVHAPFLGETFTALRGEGAWLNGEPIQTSNASELSRSLVATGFPYRRDARAPLFRRLAGVLTSCRDIRRNGSAALDLCHVACGRLDAYYESVSPWDFAAGLLIAREAGAKTGHLYQCPDRIPSELYGENILVGSPGIYGALRDILLKADEGRLDEIEAQMDLP, encoded by the coding sequence ATGGAGCCTTCCCAACGGCTTGCCGAAGCCGAGCGTATTGCACGGCTAGCAGGAGAACGCATCGTGGCGGCGCGCGAGTCGCAAGCGTTTCAGCAACGCTACAAAAGCGGTGACGAACTCGTGACAGACGCCGATGTCGAAATTGATCGGATCATCGCTTCCGAGCTTGATGCTCATTTTCGAGACGATGCGCGTCTCACGGAGGAAATTTCTCCAGACCGCGATGTTCTCGAAGACAATGACGCCGTATGGATCGTCGACCCCATCGATGGCACGGTGAATTTTGCTTATGGACATCCCCATGTAGCGGTGTCCATCGCCTGGGCATCGGAGGGGAAGCTACGCCTGGGTGTCGTTCATGCCCCCTTCCTGGGAGAAACGTTCACGGCGCTACGCGGAGAAGGCGCCTGGCTGAACGGCGAACCCATTCAGACCAGCAATGCGAGTGAATTGTCACGCAGTCTGGTTGCTACGGGATTCCCCTATCGCCGCGATGCGCGTGCTCCCTTGTTTCGCCGTCTCGCCGGCGTGCTCACCAGTTGTCGCGACATACGCCGCAACGGTTCAGCCGCACTGGATCTATGCCACGTCGCTTGCGGCCGCCTCGATGCGTATTATGAAAGTGTCTCGCCTTGGGATTTTGCCGCTGGCTTGTTGATCGCGCGTGAAGCCGGCGCCAAGACGGGGCATCTCTATCAGTGTCCCGACCGTATTCCGTCCGAACTGTATGGGGAGAACATACTGGTAGGCTCACCGGGGATATACGGTGCGCTGCGCGATATCCTCTTGAAAGCCGATGAGGGTCGGCTCGACGAGATCGAGGCACAGATGGATTTGCCATAG
- a CDS encoding response regulator transcription factor, with protein sequence MSADAERLLIIDDDEQFCFVMARAMRRRGFEVTTAMTEEEALASVRQAPPHMATLDLKLEYSSGLKLLPELLALAPSCRVVVLTGYSSIATAVEAIKLGAVNYLCKPADADEILTSLEREGGDPDIDIADSPPSVNRVTWEHIQKVLQEHDGNISATARALGMHRRTLQRKLQKRPVKR encoded by the coding sequence ATGTCAGCAGATGCCGAACGGCTATTGATCATCGACGATGACGAACAGTTTTGCTTTGTCATGGCGCGCGCCATGCGACGGCGGGGATTCGAGGTCACGACCGCCATGACCGAAGAAGAAGCGCTGGCCAGCGTACGCCAGGCGCCACCGCACATGGCAACACTCGACCTGAAGCTCGAGTACTCCTCAGGACTTAAGCTGCTTCCTGAGCTGCTGGCACTTGCTCCATCATGTCGTGTGGTCGTGCTGACCGGTTATTCGAGCATCGCAACCGCAGTGGAAGCCATCAAACTGGGCGCCGTCAATTATCTATGCAAGCCAGCCGACGCCGACGAGATACTGACGTCGCTGGAGCGAGAAGGCGGTGATCCCGATATCGACATCGCTGACAGCCCGCCTTCAGTGAACCGGGTGACCTGGGAGCATATCCAGAAAGTGCTACAGGAGCACGATGGCAATATCTCTGCTACCGCACGTGCACTGGGTATGCACCGCCGAACGCTGCAGCGAAAACTGCAAAAGCGCCCCGTGAAGCGCTAG
- a CDS encoding GrxA family glutaredoxin translates to MLAVIFGRPGCPFCVRAKELAEQISEAREDFGFRYIDIHEEGITQADMEKTIGKPVETVPQIFLDQTHIGGFTEFDQHVRDNELIPATQS, encoded by the coding sequence ATGTTGGCAGTGATTTTCGGCCGCCCCGGCTGCCCTTTCTGCGTCCGTGCCAAGGAACTCGCTGAACAGATCAGCGAAGCGCGCGAAGACTTCGGCTTCCGTTATATCGACATCCACGAAGAAGGCATCACTCAAGCCGATATGGAAAAGACCATCGGCAAGCCTGTCGAAACGGTGCCGCAGATCTTCCTCGATCAGACCCATATCGGCGGCTTCACTGAGTTCGACCAACACGTTCGCGATAATGAACTGATTCCCGCGACACAGAGCTAA
- a CDS encoding 3-hydroxybutyrate dehydrogenase, translating into MAAPSTLGHPRVAIVTGSSSGIGEAVVKQFCQEGLQVLAVDANPQGVDIAEAAGAVFYQADLTDPEACRGSVMEAIKRFGHVDILVNNAGIQHVETLEDFPEAKWRQIIDLMLTAPFLLTQAVWPYMRQGQWGRIVNMASIHASVASPGKVGYVSAKHGLVGLTRTAALEGGAAGITVNALCPAYVRTPLVERQIADQARLNGMDEQQVIEEVMLKNAAIKRLIEPDEVAALVSYLASEQAGAVTGACWNMDLGWTAQ; encoded by the coding sequence ATGGCAGCCCCTTCCACACTGGGCCATCCGCGTGTCGCAATCGTGACCGGCAGTTCCAGCGGTATCGGCGAAGCGGTGGTCAAACAGTTTTGCCAAGAGGGATTGCAGGTTTTGGCGGTGGATGCCAATCCGCAAGGCGTGGATATCGCAGAAGCTGCGGGTGCCGTCTTCTACCAAGCAGACCTCACCGACCCGGAGGCTTGCCGTGGCTCGGTGATGGAGGCCATCAAACGTTTTGGGCATGTCGATATACTGGTCAATAACGCGGGCATTCAGCACGTGGAGACACTGGAAGATTTCCCCGAAGCGAAATGGCGCCAGATCATCGATCTCATGTTGACGGCTCCTTTCTTGCTGACGCAGGCGGTATGGCCCTATATGCGTCAGGGGCAGTGGGGGCGGATCGTTAACATGGCATCGATCCATGCTAGCGTCGCATCGCCGGGCAAAGTGGGGTATGTCAGTGCCAAGCATGGTTTGGTGGGGCTGACGCGAACGGCGGCGCTGGAAGGTGGCGCGGCAGGCATCACGGTCAATGCTCTTTGCCCTGCCTACGTGCGCACGCCTTTGGTGGAACGCCAGATCGCGGATCAGGCGCGTCTCAATGGCATGGATGAGCAACAGGTGATCGAGGAGGTCATGTTGAAAAACGCCGCCATCAAGCGCCTTATCGAGCCCGACGAAGTGGCGGCGTTGGTCAGCTATCTGGCGTCGGAACAGGCCGGCGCGGTAACCGGGGCATGCTGGAACATGGATCTCGGATGGACCGCGCAGTAA